The proteins below are encoded in one region of Coffea arabica cultivar ET-39 chromosome 4c, Coffea Arabica ET-39 HiFi, whole genome shotgun sequence:
- the LOC113739552 gene encoding proteasome subunit alpha type-5 isoform X1, whose amino-acid sequence MFLTRTEYDRGVNTFSPEGRLFQVEYAIEAIKLGSTAIGLKTKEGVVLAVEKRITSPLLEPSSVEKIMEIDEHIGCAMSGLIADARTLVEHARVETQNHRFSYGEPMTIESTTQALCDLALRFGEGDEESMSRPFGVSLLIAGHDENGPSLYYTDPSGTFWQCNAKAIGSGSEGADSSLQEQYNKDLTLQEAETIALSILKQVMEEKVTPNNVDIAKVAPTYHLYTPAEVEAVITRL is encoded by the exons ATGTTCCTCACCAG gactgaGTACGACAGAGGAGTCAACACATTTTCTCCGGAAGGTcgattgtttcaagttgaataTGCCATTGAAGCTATCAAA CTGGGGTCAACTGCAATTGGGTTGAAGACTAAAGAAGGGGTTGTTCTAGCCGTTGAGAAGCGTATTACCTCTCCACTCCTG GAGCCTAGCAGcgtggagaaaattatggagaTAGATGAGCATATTGGTTGTGCAATGAGTGGATTAATTGCTGATGCTCGAACTCTTGTTGAACATGCTCGAGTTGAAACACAG AATCATAGGTTCTCGTATGGTGAGCCAATGACTATTGAATCAACTACTCAAGCTCTGTGTGATCTAGCCCTGCGATTTGGTGAGGGGGATGAAGAATCTATG TCTAGACCTTTCGGCGTATCTCTTCTTATTGCTGGTCATGATGAAAATGGTCCCAGCTT GTATTACACAGATCCATCGGGCACCTTCTGGCAGTGCAATGCAAAGGCTATTGGTTCTGGTTCTGAAGGTGCTGACAGCTCCTTGCAAGAGCAATATAACAAG GACCTGACTCTCCAAGAAGCTGAAACTATTGCGCTTTCCATACTCAAGCAAGTTATGGAAGAAAAG GTGACCCCTAATAATGTTGACATTGCAAAGGTTGCACCAACCTACCATCTCTACACCCCAGCTGAGGTTGAGGCTGTCATTACCCGCCTATGA
- the LOC113739453 gene encoding uncharacterized protein, whose translation MDLKGPKYYEDPPVFPAQQEATLVEGNNFFYSTGTENPFLDHAIHEPLCRLNLKETSDFVKSFPMSSNGAESRGFLDVPAQKRRDLGLSSFSKRNNADAPPTPGRPIFSFSVGNLSRKSFPSKWEDAEKWLISGSSCHDSPAHYHGSRPPLHQFCSSKMSKHCSNEFKPQQAQPEPELFAEKSRVIIDEKVSTVVTTAGLQGLLPPFGHHNSSAGAFSEGSASAAAADVLLKDKFTNEADPIFPSFKCSEPMKEGFLFGSAAGKSTKDAATEAVKNEVKHRDIGTEMTPLGSSTTSRCHTPFKSTSPVRHNTPADRSGPLVLSNSSSTTTIDITQLQECHLAKLQFGTAPFDSVTSNWSSREEEEEEISKSLRHFDLTNDCRKSLSESKAYAWEEEEKAKCCIRYQREEAKIQAWVNLQRAKAEAQSRKLEMKVEKMRSNLEEKLMKKMAIVHRKAEEWRTASRLQHSEQIQNANEQARKITNRQTSYITRNNSCGCFPCNNHHI comes from the exons ATGGATCTCAAAGGCCCCAAATACTATGAAGATCCACCGGTCTTCCCAGCTCAACAG GAAGCAACACTAGTAGAGGGCAACAATTTTTTCTACAGCACGGGAACAGAGAACCCCTTTCTGGACCATGCAATCCATGAACCTCTGTGCAGACTCAATCTAAAGGAAACTTCTGATTTTGTCAAGTCATTTCCAATGAGTAGCAATGGAGCGGAGAGCCGAGGTTTCTTGGACGTGCCGGCTCAGAAAAGGAGAGACCTGGGACTGAGTTCGTTTTCAAAGAGGAATAATGCAGATGCCCCTCCCACACCAGGCAGGCCAATTTTTAGCTTTAGCGTTGGCAATTTGTCAAGAAAGAGTTTCCCTTCCAAGTGGGAAGATGCTGAGAAGTGGCTCATCAGTGGCAGCTCTTGCCATGACTCCCCAGCTCATTACCACGGCTCAAGGCCTCCGTTGCATCAGTTTTGCTCCTCAAAGATGTCCAAGCATTGCAGTAATGAGTTTAAGCCACAGCAGGCTCAGCCTGAGCCGGAGTTGTTTGCTGAAAAATCAAGGGTCATAATAGATGAAAAGGTCTCTACAGTTGTTACAACAGCAGGCCTCCAGGGGCTTTTACCCCCTTTCGGCCATCATAACTCATCTGCTGGAGCTTTCAGTGAAGGGTCAGCCTCAGCTGCAGCAGCAGACGTACTGCTAAAAG ATAAGTTCACAAACGAGGCGGATCCTATTTTCCCCAGCTTTAAATGCTCAGAACCAATGAAAGAAGGATTTTTATTTGGAAGTGCAGCAGGAAAATCGACCAAAGATGCAGCAACAGAGGCAGTGAAGAATGAGGTCAAGCACAGGGACATTGGAACAGAAATGACTCCACTTGGGAGTTCTACCACTTCAAGATGCCATACTCCATTCAAAAGTACGTCGCCCGTGCGCCACAACACTCCTGCCGATAGGTCTGGTCCATTAGTCCTGTCGAATTCCAGTAGCACCACTACCATTGACATCACGCAATTGCAAGAGTGCCATTTAGCCAAGTTGCAGTTTGGAACAGCGCCATTTGATTCTGTTACGTCGAATTGGAGCTCGAGGgaagaggaggaagaggaaATATCAAAGAGCTTGAGGCACTTTGATCTAACCAATGACTGCAGGAAGAGTTTGTCGGAGTCCAAGGCTTATGCatgggaagaagaagagaaggccAAATGCTGCATTAG GTACCAGAGGGAAGAAGCAAAGATTCAAGCTTGGGTGAACCTCCAAAGGGCAAAGGCAGAAGCTCAATCAAGAAAACTTGAG aTGAAAGTAGAGAAGATGAGATCAAATTTGGAGGAGAAATTGATGAAGAAGATGGCAATTGTCCATAGAAAAGCTGAGGAGTGGAGAACTGCTTCCAGGCTTCAACATTCTGAACAAATACAAAATGCCAATGAGCAAGCCCGGAAGATTACCAACCGCCAAACCTCATATATCACTAGAAACAATTCCTGTGGTTGCTTTCCCTGTAATAACCATCACATTTAG
- the LOC113739552 gene encoding proteasome subunit alpha type-5 isoform X2, whose translation MFLTRTEYDRGVNTFSPEGRLFQVEYAIEAIKLGSTAIGLKTKEGVVLAVEKRITSPLLEPSSVEKIMEIDEHIGCAMSGLIADARTLVEHARVETQNHRFSYGEPMTIESTTQALCDLALRFGEGDEESMSRPFGVSLLIAGHDENGPSLYYTDPSGTFWQCNAKAIGSGSEGADSSLQEQYNKDLTLQEAETIALSILKQVMEEKLGLYDVR comes from the exons ATGTTCCTCACCAG gactgaGTACGACAGAGGAGTCAACACATTTTCTCCGGAAGGTcgattgtttcaagttgaataTGCCATTGAAGCTATCAAA CTGGGGTCAACTGCAATTGGGTTGAAGACTAAAGAAGGGGTTGTTCTAGCCGTTGAGAAGCGTATTACCTCTCCACTCCTG GAGCCTAGCAGcgtggagaaaattatggagaTAGATGAGCATATTGGTTGTGCAATGAGTGGATTAATTGCTGATGCTCGAACTCTTGTTGAACATGCTCGAGTTGAAACACAG AATCATAGGTTCTCGTATGGTGAGCCAATGACTATTGAATCAACTACTCAAGCTCTGTGTGATCTAGCCCTGCGATTTGGTGAGGGGGATGAAGAATCTATG TCTAGACCTTTCGGCGTATCTCTTCTTATTGCTGGTCATGATGAAAATGGTCCCAGCTT GTATTACACAGATCCATCGGGCACCTTCTGGCAGTGCAATGCAAAGGCTATTGGTTCTGGTTCTGAAGGTGCTGACAGCTCCTTGCAAGAGCAATATAACAAG GACCTGACTCTCCAAGAAGCTGAAACTATTGCGCTTTCCATACTCAAGCAAGTTATGGAAGAAAAG TTGGGGCTTTATGATGTCAGGTGA
- the LOC113739548 gene encoding uncharacterized protein, with the protein MAVRYSISVSAPIIIQESASRKPASIVMMSAENHISVNSTGSSISTTPFQIRSPTRNKVFEDPSNGIVCYREENGEITCEGIDEGPRLHHLSSRFTAVNQREAEIIDLLERSLLQVVDSDKT; encoded by the exons ATGGCTGTGAGATACTCGATTTCTGTTTCTGCTCCCATCATCATCCAAGAATCTGCTTCCAGAAAGCCTGCGAGCATAGTGATGATGAGTGCAGAGAATCACATATCAGTCAACAGCACTGGAAGTAGTATTAGTACAACGCCCTTTCAGATCAGATCACCTACAAGAAACAAG GTTTTTGAGGATCCATCCAATGGAATCGTCTGTTACAGAGAAGAAAATGGGGAGATAACATGTGAAGGAATCGATGAAGGTCCTCGTCTACACCATCTTTCTTCAAGATTCACTGCTGTTAATCAAAG AGAAGCAGAGATCATTGACCTACTGGAAAGAAGTTTGCTTCAAGTGGTGGACAGTGACAAGACGTAA
- the LOC140005020 gene encoding uncharacterized protein translates to MPKTRSQRNVDGAEGNAQGGPQQVHQEANTGEARVELSQISPEQLVQSVAANLPTFEAIVTYLKGQSGQSGAVKGQSGVPPSPERRVRKTGRTGSSESRSGSPRSKRARREVTREQVPVPEPSHRNSRTSHPEPVLRPARMEDPHRKENYQVQDELDLLLDPEADRYTASPFVPDIEDYPLPAKFKIPTMKSYDATTDPEDHLFAFLTQMRLQTAADAVRCKTFPMFLEGKARQWFQGLPPRSGRSFSQLARLFAAQFVSSRAYSKTTAHLMTVHQRPEESLREYMVRFNNESLQVRDRDDKVVMAAFVNGLRKQKLYTEFVERPPKSVREMLDRAHEKANAEEANRLKGVQERLRDDKRRKGADLGESRTGQGRKNIPERLPRSQPWEKEKTWTSLTAPRARVLAVMEQQGISRPPRPLGGDKAQRDQGLYCAYHRDVGHDTEDCRHLKREIEKLIRRGHLGQFVRDGRADQKQGGFKRDRTTSSHDRPRGPRDRTPEQGVQNLAGVINTIAGGPAGGDSHTARRNNRPPPSGESSNKRLKVYEEIIYGPEDAVPLASNNHEAIVVEVIMCNYKVKKVYIDNGSAIDVLYYKTFKELQLEDKQLIPVRTPLIGFAGPPVRPEGMITLMVTVGESPKCRTVPVNFAVVKEPSSYNMILGRPTLNALRAVCSTLHLSMKFPTPDGVAEVLGDPEVARACYIATLKGKEKLVAQTTCLEPWEPAEKEERLETDESLVELPICLKRPDRGVKTGAGLSELTRRALESLLEEYAEIFAWSADDMPGVPPELTVHRLHVDPNIRPVKQKKRNFAPERNEVVKEEVGKLLEAKIVKEIYYPTWLANPVLVKKEDKAWRMCVDFTDLNRACPKDCYPLPRIDQLVDSTTGYEIFCFLDAFKGYHQIALDEEDQEKTAFITEYGTYCYTTMPFGLKNAGATYQRLVNKLFKNQIGRNMEVYVDDMLVKSRTQDQFIKDLREIFDVLRSSRMRLNPKKCTFGVRSGKFLGYMISKDGVRANPDKVKAIMDMAPPRNVKEVQRLAGRMAALNRFLSKSAVRGSPFFRALRRGPQFEWTPECQRAFDELKAHIARLPALTSPAQGEVLFIYLAVGEEAISAVLVREEGKIQKPIYYVSRALQGAEPRYTSIERYVLALVHATRKLRSYLQTHPVVVMTDQPLKQILSKPDASGRMVRWAVELSEYDLSYQPRTAIKAQALADFIAEGISFGQEQSPAELTRGAAKAEQARGAVEVVQAAGTKSTQDVAEAGQVGEAAEVTKGAKAFMAEQTIDAVEAKQAEGLAEVAQATKGAKAEQVKEAVDAEQVTGKVDRTIPTWTLFVDGSSSKEGCGAGLLLTSPKGDELAYALRFDFRASNNESEYEALIAGMMIARKLGAESIEVYSDSQLIVNQVGGRYEVKEEPLRRYVAKVHELRAQFKVFTLKQVSRSQNKRADALSKLASTSVGTLNKEVLVEVVRNRAYDQVEAAVIQVLGSWMDPIVRYLASGELPPSRAEARRVLLRSRGYELSNGVLYKKSYLRPWLRCITPEEGNYILRELHEGICGNHVGPRILAKKGMLSGYYWPTIFLDSADLVARCKSCQLHAPIHHVPTQEMIPLQSPWPFFQWGVDLLGPFPRAPGGYEHVVVAVDYFTKWVEAEPLTTISSRSVQKFLWKNIVCRFGIPHVLVSDNGRQFADTALQDWCSELGIRQHFTSVGHPQANGQVENVNRTILHGLKTRIEFARTGWMDELPTILWAYRTTPRTATQETPFALTYGAEAVIPAEIGIPSGRVQNFIARDNEDELRLNLDLLEGRREEAAIRMAKYKGQIARHYNARVRPLSFKPGDLVLRKNSVSRVLGASKLDPNWEGPYVVKEADRAGHCKLAHLSGEVLPRTWHNSNLRIFR, encoded by the coding sequence ATGCCGAAGACTAGATCTCAGAGGAATGTGGATGGTGCTGAGGGGAACGCACAGGGCGGTCCCCAGCAAGTTCACCAGGAAGCCAACACAGGGGAGGCAAGGGTCGAGCTCTCGCAGATCTCGCCGGAACAACTGGTGCAGTCGGTTGCCGCGAACTTGCCTACCTTTGAGGCTATTGTGACGTACTTGAAGGGACAATCTGGACAATCTGGTGCAGTGAAGGGACAATCTGGGGTCCCTCCCAGTCCGGAGCGTCGGGTGCGGAAAACGGGCAGAACAGGGAGTTCGGAATCCCGATCTGGAAGCCCCAGGTCGAAGAGGGCGCGAAGGGAAGTTACACGCGAGCAGGTCCCGGTGCCAGAGCCCTCTCATAGGAATTCCCGAACTAGCCATCCGGAGCCCGTTCTGAGGCCTGCCCGGATGGAGGACCCTCATAGGAAGGAGAATTATCAGGTCCAGGATGAACTGGATCTCCTGCTGGATCCGGAGGCGGATAGGTACACTGCCTCTCCTTTCGTACCGGATATCGAAGATTACCCTCTGCCTGCCAAGTTCAAAATACCAACCATGAAATCCTACGACGCGACCACAGATCCGGAGGATCACTTGTTCGCGTTCCTGACTCAGATGCGCCTACAGACAGCTGCGGATGCAGTtaggtgcaagaccttcccgatgttcTTGGAGGGAAAGGCCCGACAGTGGTTCCAGGGTTTGCCCCCCAGGTCAGGTCGGTCGTTCAGTCAGCTCGCGCGGCTGTTCGCGGCCCAGTTCGTCTCCTCTCGCGCTTATTCCAAAACCACGGCTCACCTGATGACTGTTCATCAAAGGCCTGAGGAGTCATTGCGTGAATATATGGTGCGTTTCAACAATGAATCCCTTCAGGTACGTGACCGAGATGACAAGGTTGTGATGGCAGCCTTTGTCAATGGGCTGCGCAAGCAGAAATTGTACACGGAGTTTGTAGAGAGACCTCCCAAGTCCGTCCGGGAGATGCTAGACCGAGCTCATGAGAAGGCAAATGCCGAGGAAGCCAATCGGTTGAAGGGCGTCCAGGAAAGGCTGCGGGATGACAAGCGCAGGAAGGGCGCCGACCTGGGGGAGTCACGGACAGGTCAGGGCCGCAAGAACATACCCGAGCGCTTGCCTCGGAGCCAACCATGGGAGAAAGAGAAGACCTGGACTTCGCTCACCGCGCCCCGAGCTCGAGTTCTGGCTGTAATGGAGCAGCAAGGGATCTCTCGCCCTCCTCGGCCGTTGGGGGGTGATAAAGCTCAGCGCGACCAGGGCTTGTATTGTGCGTACCACAGGGACGTAGGGCACGACACGGAGGACTGTCGGCACCTCAAAAGGGAGATCGAGAAACTGATACGGAGAGGTCATCTTGGGCAGTTCGTCCGTGACGGGCGTGCAGATCAGAAGCAAGGAGGTTTCAAGCGAGATCGGACGACTAGCTCGCACGACCGACCTCGAGGTCCCCGTGATCGTACTCCGGAGCAGGGGGTCCAGAACCTAGCCGGAGTGATCAACACCATTGCGGGGGGACCTGCTGGAGGAGATAGCCACACTGCTCGGCGAAACAACCGGCCTCCTCCCAGCGGGGAGAGCTCGAATAAGCGATTAAAGGTGTACGAGGAGATCATATATGGGCCAGAGGACGCAGTACCCTTAGCCTCCAATAACCATGAAGCAATTGTGGTAGAAGTTATCATGTGTAACTACAAGGTAAAGAAAGTGTACATCGACAATGGGAGTGCCATCGATGTGCTGTATTACAAAACCTTCAAGGAGTTGCAGCTGGAAGACAAGCAGCTCATCCCCGTTCGAACTCCCTTGATAGGTTTTGCAGGTCCGCCAGTCAGGCCAGAAGGAATGATAACCCTCATGGTCACGGTAGGGGAGTCGCCCAAGTGCCGAACTGTCCCGGTGAACTTCGCGGTGGTAAAGGAGCCGTCCTCCTACAATATGATACTGGGACGACCTACCTTAAACGCACTCCGGGCTGTCTGTTCGACCCTGCACCTTAGCATGAAGTTCCCAACGCCTGATGGGGTGGCCGAGGTGCTGGGGGACCCGGAGGTGGCTCGGGCCTGTTACATCGCAACCCTCAAAGGCAAGGAGAAGCTGGTGGCCCAGACGACCTGTCTGGAGCCCTGGGAGCCTGCTGAAAAGGAGGAAAGGTTGGAGACGGATGAGAGTCTGGTCGAACTGCCCATCTGTCTCAAGCGACCTGATCGTGGGGTAAAGACCGGAGCTGGACTGAGCGAGCTGACTCGGAGAGCCCTGGAGTCTCTGCTGGAGGAATATGCCGAGATTTTTGCGTGGAGTGCTGATGACATGCCCGGAGTCCCTCCCGAGCTGACAGTTCACAGATTGCACGTTGATCCAAACATCCGGCCAGTGAAGCAAAAGAAGAGGAATTTCGCTCCCGAGCGCAATGAGGTCGTCAAAGAAGAGGTAGGCAAGCTGTTGGAGGCCAAAATTGTGAAGGAGATCTACTATCCGACCTGGTTGGCCAATCCCGTGCTGGTCAAAAAGGAGGATAAGGCCTGGAGGATGTGTGTAGACTTCACCGACCTGAACAGGGCCTGTCCGAAGGATTGTTACCCCCTCCCTCGTATCGACCAGTTGGTAGACTCTACCACGGGGTACGAGATCTTCTGCTTTCTGGATGCTTTCAAAGGTTATCACCAGATAGCTCTGGACGAGGAAGATCAGGAGAAGACTGCCTTCATCACCGAATACGGTACGTATTGTTATACCACCATGCCATTTGGGTTGAAAAATGCAGGTGCGACCTATCAACGGCTGGTCAACAAGCTGTTTAAAAACCAGATCGGCCGAAATATGGAAGTGTACGTGGATGACATGCTGGTAAAAAGCCGAACTCAGGATCAGTTCATCAAGGACCTCAGAGAGATCTTTGACGTTCTACGGAGCTCGCGGATGCGGCTGAACCCCAAGAAGTGCACCTTCGGGGTCAGGTCGGGCAAGTTCCTGGGGTACATGATATCCAAGGACGGGGTAAGAGCTAATCCCGACAAGGTAAAAGCTATCATGGACATGGCTCCTCCTCGAAACGTAAAAGAGGTCCAACGGCTAGCTGGCAGGATGGCGGCCCTGAACAGGTTCTTGTCGAAGTCAGCCGTCCGAGGTTCCCCCTTCTTCAGGGCCCTGCGGAGAGGTCCCCAGTTCGAGTGGACTCCAGAGTGCCAGCGCGCATTTGACGAGCTCAAGGCCCACATCGCGCGCTTGCCAGCCTTGACCTCTCCCGCACAAGGAGAAGTCTTATTCATCTATCTGGCAGTTGGGGAGGAGGCGATCAGTGCGGTACTAGTTCGGGAAGAAGGCAAAATCCAGAAGCCCATATACTATGTCAGCCGGGCTTTGCAGGGGGCGGAGCCGAGGTACACCTCAATTGAGCGGTATGTTTTGGCACTGGTGCACGCGACCCGGAAGCTCAGATCCTACTTGCAAACTCACCCCGTGGTGGTCATGACCGACCAGCCTCTCAAGCAAATTCTCTCAAAGCCTGATGCATCAGGAAGAATGGTAAGGTGGGCAGTGGAGTTGTCTGAATACGATCTTAGCTACCAACCCCGCACGGCCATTAAGGCTCAAGCATTGGCAGATTTCATAGCTGAAGGAATCTCCTTTGGGCAAGAGCAGTCGCcagccgagctgaccagaggcGCAGCCAAGGCCGAACAGGCCAGAGGAGCTGTCGAGGTCGTACAAGCCGCCGGTACCAAATCGACCCAAGACGTGGCTGAGGCCGGacaggtcggagaagctgccGAGGTCACAAAGGGTGCTAAGGCTTTCATGGCTGAACAGACCATAGACGCAGTCGAGGCCAAGCAGGCCGAGGGACTTGCCGAGGTCGCACAGGCCACAAAGGGAGCCAAGGCCGAGCAGGTCAAAGAGGCTGTTGATGCTGAACAGGTCACGGGCAAGGTCGATCGGACCATCCCGACCTGGACGCTTTTCGTGGATGGATCCTCAAGCAAGGAAGGCTGTGGAGCAGGGCTTCTCTTGACTAGCCCCAAGGGGGATGAGCTGGCCTACGCCCTGAGGTTTGATTTCAGGGCCTCTAACAACGAGTCCGAATATGAGGCCCTAATCGCAGGGATGATGATAGCTCGGAAGTTGGGGGCCGAGTCAATAGAAGTCTACAGCGACTCGCAGCTAATAGTGAATCAGGTAGGAGGACGTTATGAGGTTAAGGAAGAGCCCTTAAGGAGGTATGTCGCCAAAGTGCATGAGCTGAGAGCTCAGTTCAAGGTATTCACACTCAAGCAGGTCTCGCGAAGCCAAAATAAGAGAGCGGATGCTCTGTCCAAACTGGCTTCCACCTCGGTCGGTACATTGAACAAAGAAGTCCTGGTAGAGGTTGTCAGGAATCGGGCATACGACCAGGTAGAGGCAGCTGTTATTCAAGTGTTGGGCTCATGGATGGATCCCATCGTGCGGTACTTGGCTAGTGGAGAACTCCCTCCAAGCCGGGCGGAGGCACGGAGGGTCCTCCTCAGGTCGCGGGGATATGAGCTCTCGAATGGGGTACTCTACAAGAAATCTTACCTGCGCCCCTGGCTGAGGTGTATCACTCCGGAGGAAGGAAACTACATCCTGCGGGAGCTGCACGAGGGCATATGTGGAAACCACGTCGGCCCAAGGATTCTGGCCAAGAAGGGAATGCTGTCTGGATATTACTGGCCGACCATCTTCTTGGATTCAGCCGACCTGGTAGCTCGGTGCAAATCCTGTCAGCTGCATGCGCCGATCCATCACGTCCCAACTCAGGAGATGATCCCTCTTCAGAGTCCTTGGCCTTTTTTCCAATGGGGAGTCGACCTGTTGGGTCCGTTTCCCCGAGCTCCTGGGGGTTATGAACATGTGGTAGTGGCAGTGGATTATTTCACCAAATGGGTGGAGGCCGAGCCCCTTACCACCATTAGCAGCAGGTCGGTGCAGAAGTTCCTTTGGAAAAACATCGTTTGCCGGTTTGGAATACCTCATGTCCTGGTTTCTGACAACGGGCGTCAGTTCGCTGACACCGCTCTTCAAGACTGGTGCTCGGAGCTCGGGATCCGGCAGCACTTCACCTCGGTTGGCCACCCTCAGGCCAATGGACAGGTCGAAAACGTCAACAGAACCATCCTGCACGGTTTGAAGACACGGATAGAATTCGCCCGAACTGGGTGGATGGACGAGCTGCCAACCATATTGTGGGCTTACCGAACCACTCCCCGAACTGCTACCCAGGAGACTCCTTTTGCTCTAACTTATGGAGCAGAGGCGGTGATCCCTGCGGAGATAGGAATTCCATCGGGCAGGGTTCAGAATTTCATAGCTCGGGACAATGAAGATGAGCTGCGCCTTAATTTGGATCTGCTGGAAGGAAGAAGGGAGGAGGCAGCCATACGTATGGCCAAGTACAAAGGACAGATCGCGCGGCACTACAATGCTAGGGTGAGACCTCTGTCGTTCAAACCAGGGGACCTGGTCTTACGAAAGAATAGTGTCAGTCGGGTTCTGGGCGCGAGCAAGCTGGACCCAAATTGGGAAGGTCCCTATGTGGTGAAAGAAGCGGATCGAGCTGGGCACTGCAAGTTAGCCCACCTCAGCGGGGAAGTGCTCCCGCGAACCTGGCACAATTCCAACTTGAGGATTTTTCGTTAA